The Glycine soja cultivar W05 chromosome 3, ASM419377v2, whole genome shotgun sequence genome window below encodes:
- the LOC114407805 gene encoding phosphatidylinositol 4-kinase gamma 4-like has protein sequence MSSAGVSTLTVVPTEPLLSPKAFPFPIPSHLSLEDKSIFIYLSFSGSLTPIRVMEWDTIESVKFKIQRCESLPFLTNKQKLVYAGRELARSDTPLKDYGVTDGNVLHLVIKLSDLQVINVKTSCGKEFTFQVERGRDVGYIKQRIARREKQFDDPEEQELVCNGERLEDQRLIDDICCKHNDAAVHLFVRKKHVKVQRRPLELSIVAKDLIDKKKNDVNGNTNRRSYDVGKEDTIRKSDVIQRAVPRKPPGRDFILEPVIINHKIELAPAIRNMVNSTYEGLGSGKCPIRSAEGTGGAYFMLDSAEQKYVSVFKPIDEEPMAVNNPRGLPLSLDGEGLKKGTRVGQGAFREVAAYVLDHPLSGCQRHSLFGDGKGFAGVPPTLMVKCLHKAFNYPRELTPKIGSLQMFTENSGSCEDMGPGAFPVKEVHKITVLDIRLANADRHAGNILISKEEDNNQSVLIPIDHGYCLPTSFEDCTFEWLYWPQARQPYSSETIDYIKSLDAEEDIALLKFHGWDLPVECARTLRISTMLLKKGVERGLTPFAIGSLMCRESLNKESVIEEVVQAALDSVLPGTSEATLLDSVSQILDLHLDEIVRSHL, from the exons ATGTCATCAGCTGGTGTCTCTACACTTACTGTGGTTCCCACTGAGCCATTGTTGTCACCAAAGGCATTCCCTTTTCCAATTCCATCACACTTGTCTTTGGAAGATAAATCCATTTTCATATACCTCTCCTTTTCGGGCTCATTGACTCCCATCCGTGTTATGGAGTGGGATACCATTGAATCtgtcaaattcaaaatccaaagGTGTGAAAGCCTTCCATTTTTAACAAACAAGCAGAAGTTGGTTTATGCTGGCCGAGAGCTTGCGCGAAGTGATACGCCGCTCAAGGACTATGGAGTAACGGATGGAAATGTTTTGCATTTGGTAATCAAACTGTCAGATCTTCAGGTCATCaatgtgaaaacttcttgtgggAAGGAGTTCACGTTTCAGGTCGAACGAGGCAGGGATGTCGGGTACATAAAGCAGCGGATCGCCAGAAGGGAGAAACAGTTTGATGATCCTGAGGAGCAGGAGCTTGTGTGCAATGGGGAAAGGCTTGAGGACCAGAGGCTTATTGATGATATCTGTTGCAAACATAATGATGCAGCAGTCCATCTGTTTGTGAGAAAAAAGCATGTTAAAGTTCAGAGGAGACCCCTTGAGTTGTCCATTGTAGCAAAAGATTtgattgataagaaaaaaaatgatgtcaaTGGAAATACTAATCGGAGAAGTTATGATGTTGGTAAAGAAGATACTATTAGGAAGTCTGATGTCATTCAAAGAGCTGTGCCGAGAAAGCCTCCTGGTAGAGATTTTATTTTGGAGCCAGTTATTATTAaccataaaattgaattagCTCCAGCTATTCGGAATATGGTGAACTCTACATATGAGGGACTTGGCAGTGGAAAATGTCCAATCAGATCTGCAGAGGGTACAGGAGGAGCTTACTTTATGCTTGATTCAGCAGAGCAAAAGTATGTGTCTGTTTTTAAGCCTATTGATGAAGAACCAATGGCTGTGAATAACCCTCGAGGTCTTCCTTTGTCATTAGATGGTGAAGGCTTAAAAAAGGGTACAAGAGTTGGTCAAGGAGCATTCAGGGAAGTAGCAGCCTATGTTCTAGACCATCCATTGAGTGGGTGCCAGCGCCACTCGTTATTTGGTGATGGGAAGGGCTTTGCTGGTGTTCCCCCAACATTGATGGTTAAGTGCTTGCATAAAGCATTCAACTATCCCCGAGAATTGACTCCTAAGATTGGCTCCTTGCAAATGTTCACAGAAAATAGTGGAAGTTGTGAAGATATGGGCCCGGGGGCTTTCCCAGTAAAGGAGGTACATAAAATTACTGTTTTGGACATAAGACTGGCAAATGCAGATAGGCATGCTGGGAATATTTTGATCAGCAAAGAGGAGGACAACAACCAGTCTGTTCTGATTCCAATTGATCATGGATACTGCTTGCCCACAAGT TTTGAAGATTGCACCTTTGAATGGCTTTACTGGCCTCAAGCTCGCCAGCCATACTCCTCAGAAACTATTGACTACATAAAGTCACTGGATGCTGAAGAAGACATTGCCCTTTTGAAGTTTCATGGATGGGATCTGCCAGTTGAATGTGCCCGCACTCTTAGGATCTCAACCATGCTTTTGAAGAAAGGGGTAGAGAGAGGATTGACCCCTTTTGCCATTGGAAGCCTGATGTGCAGGGAATCCTTGAACAAGGAATCTGTGATAGAAGAAGTAGTACAAGCAGCACTGGATTCTGTTCTTCCTGGCACAAGTGAAGCTACATTGCTGGATTCTGTTTCCCAAATCCTGGACTTGCACCTCGATGAGATTGTCAGATCTCATTTATAA